A single genomic interval of bacterium harbors:
- a CDS encoding response regulator: MNQKQLYLLVVDDEESHREAIRRAFEASDLKAAIYTVGTLKEYREYIAAQLPDLAVLDLNLPDGRAVEVLTHPPQAAPFPILVITALANPKAAVEVIKAGALDYVVKSPEAFAMLPRTVESALREWTLLQEQQKAEEAVRESEERHRTILLTAMDGYWMTDNQGNLLEVNETYCQMSGYSAQELLAMQIHELEANEMHDEILIHLQMTKEKGSCRFESRHRRKNGSIYEVEVSAQYRPVDGGRYVGFIRDITERKRAEQALCESEERQRFAMEMSHIGVWELNLTDHSSLRSPEHDRIFGYSDLRPCWTYEIFLEHVLPEDRAMVNGKFQHAILTQSDWNFECRIRRHDGAERWIWAAGCHRLNANHQSYLMAGIVQDITDRKRDEVELLKMQKIMSVGTLAGGLAHDFNNIMMGLFGYIALTKDELPPGHAGLEHLANAEKCLTRATRLTKQLLTFSKGGSPVKEDVSLGALVEETARFDLSGSNVQLVYQQADGLWLAKADKGQIQQAISNLTINARQAMPVGGHLYITLENTEFPEEVVPSLPTSLPSGRNIKITVRDEGVGIDSAYLDRIFDPYFTTKTTGHGLGLATTYSIITKHGGHIGVESELGKGTTFTIYLPASEAQTLGQSGPSAAGVPSLKPASRILLLDDEEVILKIISRWINNAGCIIVTTKDGRQAIDLYQQELKAGKPFDVIILDLTIPGGIGGLEVLKELLVIDPDVKAIVSSGYAEESVLSKYVFYGFRGALAKPYTKRELLEVLGRVLK; this comes from the coding sequence ATGAATCAGAAACAACTGTACCTGCTGGTCGTGGATGATGAGGAAAGTCATCGCGAGGCCATTCGTCGCGCTTTCGAAGCGTCGGATCTGAAGGCCGCCATCTACACCGTCGGCACGCTGAAGGAGTACCGGGAGTACATCGCGGCCCAGCTCCCTGATCTCGCAGTGCTGGATCTGAACCTACCGGATGGGCGGGCCGTGGAAGTGCTGACGCATCCCCCGCAAGCCGCCCCTTTCCCGATCTTGGTCATCACGGCGTTGGCCAACCCGAAAGCCGCAGTGGAAGTGATCAAGGCGGGCGCTTTGGACTACGTGGTGAAGTCGCCGGAGGCGTTCGCCATGCTGCCCCGGACCGTGGAGAGCGCGCTTCGCGAGTGGACCCTGTTGCAAGAACAGCAAAAGGCGGAGGAGGCGGTCCGGGAAAGCGAGGAGCGGCACCGCACCATCCTCCTGACGGCCATGGATGGGTATTGGATGACAGATAACCAGGGGAATCTTCTAGAGGTGAATGAGACTTATTGCCAGATGAGTGGCTACAGTGCGCAGGAATTGCTGGCCATGCAGATTCACGAGCTTGAGGCCAATGAAATGCATGACGAAATTCTTATCCACCTTCAGATGACCAAGGAGAAGGGTTCGTGCCGTTTTGAGTCCAGGCACAGGCGTAAGAATGGATCCATTTATGAAGTTGAAGTCAGCGCCCAGTATCGCCCTGTTGACGGCGGCCGGTATGTGGGTTTCATCCGGGACATCACTGAACGGAAACGAGCGGAGCAGGCGCTCTGCGAGAGTGAAGAACGGCAACGGTTCGCGATGGAAATGAGCCATATCGGGGTGTGGGAACTCAATCTGACAGACCACTCCTCCTTGCGTTCCCCTGAGCATGATAGAATCTTCGGATATTCGGACCTCCGGCCATGCTGGACCTATGAAATATTTCTAGAGCACGTCCTGCCGGAAGACCGGGCCATGGTTAATGGTAAATTCCAGCACGCCATTTTAACCCAGAGTGACTGGAACTTCGAATGCCGCATTCGGCGTCACGATGGGGCAGAGCGATGGATCTGGGCGGCCGGATGCCATCGCTTGAACGCTAATCATCAGTCATATCTCATGGCAGGAATTGTACAGGACATCACTGACCGCAAGCGGGATGAAGTCGAACTTCTTAAAATGCAGAAAATCATGAGTGTTGGCACATTGGCCGGTGGTCTGGCGCATGATTTCAACAATATCATGATGGGGTTGTTCGGGTACATTGCCTTAACTAAAGATGAGTTGCCTCCAGGTCATGCGGGCCTCGAACACCTGGCAAATGCTGAAAAATGTCTAACCCGGGCCACCCGGCTCACCAAACAGTTACTGACTTTTTCAAAAGGGGGAAGCCCCGTTAAGGAGGACGTCAGTCTCGGGGCGCTGGTGGAGGAAACCGCACGCTTTGACCTGTCCGGCAGCAATGTCCAGCTGGTGTATCAGCAGGCCGATGGCCTCTGGCTGGCGAAAGCGGATAAGGGGCAAATCCAACAAGCCATCTCCAATCTCACCATTAATGCCAGGCAGGCCATGCCCGTGGGCGGGCATCTCTATATTACCCTCGAAAATACGGAATTTCCAGAAGAGGTCGTGCCTTCGCTCCCCACCAGTCTCCCCTCCGGAAGAAACATTAAGATTACGGTGCGGGATGAAGGAGTCGGCATCGATTCCGCCTATCTTGACCGGATCTTCGACCCCTATTTTACGACCAAAACAACCGGCCACGGACTGGGGCTGGCGACAACCTATTCTATCATTACCAAACACGGCGGCCACATCGGCGTCGAGTCGGAACTGGGCAAAGGCACGACCTTCACCATCTATCTACCGGCTTCTGAAGCCCAGACCCTTGGGCAGAGCGGGCCGTCGGCAGCCGGTGTCCCCTCCCTGAAGCCCGCTTCCCGGATTCTGTTGCTGGATGATGAGGAGGTGATCCTCAAAATCATATCGCGCTGGATTAACAACGCCGGCTGTATCATCGTGACCACGAAAGATGGACGACAGGCCATAGACCTGTATCAGCAGGAGCTGAAGGCGGGCAAGCCATTCGATGTGATCATTCTGGATCTGACTATCCCCGGCGGAATAGGTGGACTGGAGGTGCTCAAGGAACTTCTGGTAATTGATCCTGACGTTAAGGCCATCGTTTCCAGTGGATATGCCGAAGAGTCGGTGCTGTCAAAATATGTTTTTTACGGGTTCAGAGGCGCGCTTGCCAAACCCTATACGAAGCGCGAACTCCTGGAAGTGCTGGGGCGGGTCTTGAAATGA
- the katG gene encoding catalase/peroxidase HPI — protein sequence MNNESKCPVTGRTHGHAAGSGPSNREWWPNQLNLKLLHQHSAMSNPMGEDFNYAEEFKKLDLKAVKNDLYTLMTNSQDWWPADFGHYGPLFVRMAWHSAGTYRMGDGRGGAGSGSQRLAPLNSWPDNANLDKARRLLWPIKQKYGRMISWADLMILAGNCALESMGFKTFGFGGGREDAWEPEEDIYWGTERKWLDDNRYSGDRELEKPLAAVQMGLIYVNPEGPNGNPDPLAAAKDIRETFARMAMDDEETVALIAGGHTFGKTHGAGDAKHVGPEPEAAGIEEQGLGWKSSFGTGKGGDTITSGLEVVWTTTPTKWSNNFFWNLFNYEWELTKSPAGAQQWKPKHEAGAGTVPDAHDKSKRHAPAMLTTDLALRFDPAYEKISRRFMENPGQFADAFARAWFKLTHRDMGPRARYLGPEVPAEDLIWQDPIPVVNHKLIDDQDIASLKGKILASGLTVSQLVSTAWASASTFRGSDKRGGANGARIRLAPQKDWEVNQPTQLAKVLQSLEAIQKAFNQSQSGGKQVSLADLIVLGGGAAIEAAANKAGCDVTVPFTSGRMDASQNQTEAESFAVLEPVADGFRNYLKTKFFVSAEELLVDRAQLLTLTAPEMTVLIGGLRVLNTNFGQTQHGVFTKRPGTLTNDFFVNLLDMRTTWKAASEAGDMFEGRDRTTGEFRWTGTRVDLIFGSNSQLRALAEVYGCEDSQQKFVHDFVAAWNKVMNLDRFELD from the coding sequence ATGAACAACGAAAGCAAGTGCCCGGTAACAGGCAGAACTCATGGCCACGCGGCTGGCAGCGGCCCATCGAACCGGGAGTGGTGGCCTAACCAGTTGAACCTCAAATTACTCCACCAGCACTCCGCCATGAGCAATCCGATGGGCGAGGATTTTAACTACGCTGAGGAGTTCAAGAAGCTCGACCTGAAGGCGGTGAAGAATGACCTCTATACCCTGATGACCAACTCGCAGGACTGGTGGCCGGCCGATTTCGGTCACTACGGGCCGCTCTTCGTGCGGATGGCGTGGCATAGCGCAGGCACCTACCGCATGGGCGATGGCCGTGGGGGGGCGGGGTCTGGCTCCCAACGCCTGGCGCCTCTCAACAGTTGGCCTGACAATGCAAATCTCGACAAGGCGCGCCGACTGCTCTGGCCGATCAAGCAGAAATACGGTCGCATGATCTCCTGGGCCGACCTTATGATCCTCGCCGGAAACTGCGCGCTTGAGTCCATGGGATTCAAGACCTTCGGCTTCGGGGGTGGACGCGAAGATGCCTGGGAACCCGAAGAGGACATTTACTGGGGGACCGAGCGCAAGTGGCTGGACGACAATCGCTACTCCGGTGACCGGGAGCTCGAGAAACCGCTTGCCGCGGTACAGATGGGGCTGATCTATGTGAACCCGGAAGGGCCGAACGGCAATCCGGACCCGCTAGCCGCCGCCAAGGATATCCGAGAAACCTTCGCCCGCATGGCTATGGACGACGAGGAAACCGTCGCGCTGATTGCCGGCGGTCACACGTTTGGTAAAACCCATGGCGCCGGTGATGCGAAACATGTTGGGCCGGAGCCCGAAGCGGCGGGAATCGAGGAGCAGGGCCTGGGCTGGAAGAGCAGCTTTGGCACGGGCAAAGGCGGCGATACGATCACCAGCGGCCTGGAAGTTGTCTGGACCACGACCCCGACGAAGTGGAGCAACAACTTCTTCTGGAACTTGTTTAATTATGAATGGGAACTGACGAAGAGCCCTGCCGGTGCGCAGCAATGGAAGCCGAAACATGAGGCAGGTGCCGGTACGGTGCCGGATGCGCACGACAAGTCAAAGCGTCACGCCCCAGCGATGCTGACGACTGACCTCGCCTTGCGGTTCGATCCGGCCTACGAAAAAATATCGAGGCGCTTCATGGAAAATCCGGGTCAGTTTGCGGACGCGTTCGCCCGGGCGTGGTTCAAGCTGACTCACCGTGATATGGGCCCGCGCGCACGTTATCTCGGCCCGGAGGTTCCTGCGGAAGATCTCATCTGGCAGGACCCCATTCCTGTCGTCAATCACAAACTGATTGATGACCAGGACATCGCCTCGCTCAAGGGCAAGATCCTGGCTTCCGGCCTTACTGTATCGCAACTGGTTTCGACCGCCTGGGCGTCGGCGTCCACGTTCCGTGGCTCCGACAAACGCGGCGGTGCGAATGGCGCACGCATTCGCCTTGCGCCGCAGAAAGATTGGGAGGTCAACCAGCCGACTCAGCTGGCAAAAGTTTTACAGTCCCTCGAAGCGATCCAAAAGGCGTTCAATCAGTCGCAATCCGGCGGGAAACAGGTCTCGCTTGCTGACCTCATCGTTCTGGGCGGGGGGGCGGCCATCGAAGCGGCGGCGAATAAAGCCGGATGTGATGTGACGGTTCCCTTCACGTCGGGGCGCATGGATGCTTCGCAGAACCAGACCGAGGCGGAGTCCTTTGCAGTGCTTGAGCCGGTTGCGGATGGTTTCCGCAACTACCTCAAAACTAAGTTCTTTGTATCGGCGGAGGAGTTGCTGGTTGATCGGGCGCAATTGTTGACCCTGACAGCCCCTGAGATGACGGTTCTCATCGGTGGATTGCGAGTCTTGAATACCAATTTTGGCCAGACGCAACATGGCGTCTTCACAAAGCGCCCCGGAACGCTGACGAACGACTTCTTCGTGAACCTGCTCGACATGCGTACCACTTGGAAGGCGGCATCGGAAGCGGGCGACATGTTTGAAGGGCGCGATCGCACAACAGGTGAATTCAGATGGACAGGAACCCGTGTCGACCTCATCTTTGGTTCGAACTCCCAGCTCCGGGCTCTGGCGGAAGTCTACGGCTGTGAGGACTCGCAGCAGAAATTCGTGCATGATTTCGTGGCAGCCTGGAACAAGGTGATGAACCTGGATCGGTTCGAACTCGACTGA
- a CDS encoding homoserine dehydrogenase: MKEIGVGLLGFGTVGAGVVETLQRNGDLLASRIGVKLVVRRIADVDLDRDRGVKVDRAIMTKDAAAVIDDPAVDVVVELVGGTTIAREFIVRALRLGKPVVTANKALLAEYGQEIFALAAEKQTNVWFEASVAGGVPIIRALTEGLVANRIERICGILNGTCNYILTQMEKEQMTFEHALKEAQAAGFAEADPGLDIDGFDTAHKAAILALLAYGVHVPKDKIFVDGIRGLSKTDIEHASDFGYRIKQLAVIKSNGSEVEVRVHPTLIPHEHMLASVMGVFNAVVVDGDIVGQTVYYGRGAGRLPTASAVVSDLADVARTLVNGGLKARARVVAPAGPVQFKPMAEVECRYYLRLSLLDKPGVLGLVASVLGQHGISLASIVQKEPNRAGRHVSVVLLTHKALEKNIMEAFRTLEERNALGAKPVCLRIEDPGVGK; this comes from the coding sequence ATGAAAGAAATTGGCGTGGGATTACTTGGGTTCGGCACAGTGGGCGCCGGAGTGGTGGAAACCCTCCAGCGTAATGGCGATTTGCTGGCCAGCCGGATCGGGGTGAAGTTGGTGGTGCGTCGGATCGCCGATGTGGATCTGGACCGCGACCGCGGGGTCAAGGTCGACCGGGCCATTATGACCAAAGATGCCGCAGCGGTCATTGATGATCCTGCCGTGGACGTCGTGGTGGAATTAGTCGGGGGAACCACCATCGCCAGGGAGTTTATCGTTCGCGCGCTTCGTCTGGGCAAGCCGGTGGTGACTGCTAATAAAGCGTTGCTCGCGGAGTACGGGCAGGAAATCTTTGCGCTGGCGGCCGAAAAACAAACGAATGTCTGGTTTGAAGCCAGCGTGGCGGGTGGCGTGCCGATCATCCGGGCCCTCACGGAAGGGCTTGTGGCCAATCGCATTGAACGTATCTGTGGCATCCTGAATGGGACCTGTAATTATATCCTGACCCAGATGGAGAAGGAGCAGATGACGTTTGAGCATGCCTTGAAGGAGGCGCAGGCCGCGGGGTTTGCCGAGGCGGATCCGGGGTTGGATATCGACGGGTTCGACACCGCGCACAAGGCGGCCATTCTGGCGTTGCTGGCCTATGGCGTGCATGTGCCTAAAGATAAGATTTTTGTGGATGGCATCCGCGGCTTGAGCAAAACGGATATTGAACATGCCAGCGACTTCGGTTACCGCATCAAGCAATTGGCGGTCATCAAGTCCAACGGCTCGGAGGTGGAAGTTCGCGTCCATCCCACGCTGATTCCCCATGAACATATGCTGGCGTCGGTCATGGGCGTCTTCAACGCTGTGGTGGTGGATGGGGATATTGTCGGCCAGACCGTCTATTACGGGCGTGGTGCCGGGCGGTTGCCGACGGCCAGTGCGGTCGTGAGCGATCTGGCGGATGTGGCGAGGACCCTGGTGAATGGGGGCTTGAAGGCGCGCGCCAGGGTGGTCGCCCCGGCCGGTCCGGTCCAGTTCAAGCCGATGGCGGAGGTGGAGTGTCGGTATTATCTGCGCCTGTCCCTGCTGGACAAACCCGGGGTGCTGGGCCTGGTGGCGTCCGTGCTGGGACAGCATGGGATCAGTCTGGCCTCGATCGTGCAGAAGGAGCCCAACCGGGCGGGACGACATGTGTCCGTCGTTCTGTTGACGCATAAGGCGTTGGAAAAGAATATCATGGAGGCGTTTCGTACATTGGAAGAGCGGAATGCTCTGGGTGCGAAACCGGTGTGTTTGCGGATTGAGGATCCGGGAGTGGGGAAATAA
- the cimA gene encoding citramalate synthase — translation MMHRRKIFIYDTTLRDGSQGEGISFSSGSKIKLALKLDEFGVDYIEGGYAGSNPKDMEFFQEIRKHKLRHARVAAFGSTRRADSAVAEDANVLRLLESGAPVVTIFGKTWQLHVSEVLRTSNDENRRMIAETVQFLKSHGKEVIFDAEHFFDGYKDSPTFAIDMLKAAVEAGAHAVVLCDTNGGTLPHDIHGITLEVVKAFPTVMVGIHTHNDAEMAVANSLEAVRAGAVQVQGTINGYGERTGNANLCSIIPTLELKMGCRAVPEGSLRQIRSLSTFVDDLVNVRHNAKAPYVGMSAFSHKAGMHVNAVQKIPRSFEHVEPESVGNERRILISEGSGSSSVLLKAIEMGVDLKKSSPEVKDILDALKTLEKQGYTYEAADASFRMLVQKVLKKHKSFFELEGFRVIMEKEGSGIPCVSEASVKVRVGDQVEHVVAEGDGPVNALDRALRKALVRFYPEIEKVFLTDYSVRILDPEEATAAKTRVIIESTDGENHWGTVGVSVNIIEASWEALVDSVEYKLFCEEKKK, via the coding sequence ATGATGCATCGACGAAAAATATTTATCTACGACACGACCCTGAGGGACGGCTCACAGGGCGAGGGCATTTCCTTTTCCAGTGGCTCCAAAATCAAGCTGGCGCTCAAACTGGATGAATTTGGCGTTGATTATATCGAAGGGGGCTATGCCGGCTCCAATCCCAAGGACATGGAATTTTTCCAGGAGATCCGCAAGCACAAGCTGCGGCATGCCCGGGTAGCCGCCTTCGGAAGCACCCGCCGGGCGGATTCGGCCGTGGCGGAAGATGCGAACGTGCTGCGCCTGCTGGAGTCGGGCGCTCCGGTGGTGACCATTTTCGGTAAGACCTGGCAGTTGCATGTGTCCGAGGTGTTGCGAACCTCCAATGACGAGAATCGCCGGATGATTGCAGAAACGGTCCAGTTCTTGAAATCGCATGGCAAGGAAGTCATCTTTGATGCCGAACATTTTTTCGATGGCTACAAGGACAGTCCAACCTTTGCGATCGATATGCTCAAGGCGGCCGTTGAGGCCGGCGCCCATGCCGTGGTGCTTTGTGATACCAATGGCGGGACACTGCCGCATGACATCCATGGGATCACCCTGGAAGTGGTGAAGGCCTTTCCGACCGTGATGGTGGGGATTCATACGCACAATGATGCCGAAATGGCCGTGGCCAACAGTCTGGAAGCGGTGCGGGCCGGGGCCGTTCAGGTGCAGGGCACGATCAACGGGTATGGGGAGCGGACAGGAAACGCGAACCTATGCTCCATCATTCCCACACTGGAGCTGAAGATGGGGTGTCGGGCGGTGCCGGAAGGCTCGCTCCGTCAGATCCGTTCGCTGTCGACTTTTGTGGATGACTTGGTCAATGTGCGGCACAACGCCAAGGCCCCCTATGTCGGGATGAGCGCCTTTTCGCACAAAGCCGGGATGCATGTGAATGCGGTCCAGAAGATCCCCCGCAGTTTTGAGCATGTGGAACCGGAAAGCGTGGGGAATGAGCGCCGGATTCTGATCTCCGAGGGATCCGGCTCGAGCAGTGTGCTCCTGAAGGCCATCGAAATGGGCGTGGATCTCAAGAAGTCCTCGCCGGAAGTGAAGGACATTCTCGATGCGCTTAAAACGCTTGAAAAGCAGGGCTACACCTACGAGGCGGCCGACGCGTCGTTCCGCATGCTGGTTCAGAAGGTGCTGAAGAAGCATAAGTCCTTTTTTGAACTGGAAGGATTCCGCGTGATCATGGAGAAGGAAGGCTCGGGCATTCCCTGCGTTTCAGAAGCCAGTGTCAAGGTGCGGGTCGGTGACCAAGTCGAGCATGTGGTGGCCGAAGGCGATGGGCCCGTCAATGCCCTGGATCGCGCCCTGCGCAAGGCCTTGGTCCGGTTCTATCCTGAGATCGAGAAGGTGTTCCTGACCGACTACAGTGTCCGGATCCTGGACCCGGAGGAGGCGACCGCCGCCAAGACGCGCGTGATTATTGAATCAACGGACGGTGAAAATCATTGGGGCACGGTGGGGGTTTCCGTCAATATCATCGAGGCCTCCTGGGAAGCCCTGGTCGACAGTGTGGAGTATAAGCTGTTTTGCGAAGAAAAAAAGAAATGA
- a CDS encoding response regulator: MDGEPINILLVEDDDAHAEIVKRNFEASHVANKLIRVADGQAALDYLYREAEFSDPAKSPRPGIILLDLRLPKVDGLEVLKRIKEDPDLVRIPVVILTTSKAEIDMVKAYDAHANSFLVKPVDFAQFSTLMETFGYYWLAWNQCPKY, from the coding sequence ATAGATGGAGAACCGATCAATATTTTGCTGGTGGAAGATGATGATGCCCATGCCGAAATTGTGAAGCGTAATTTCGAGGCCAGCCATGTGGCTAATAAACTGATTCGCGTGGCCGATGGCCAGGCGGCGCTGGATTATCTCTACCGGGAGGCCGAATTCAGTGACCCGGCCAAGTCCCCCCGGCCGGGCATCATTCTGCTCGATCTGCGCCTGCCGAAAGTGGACGGCCTGGAGGTCCTGAAACGGATCAAGGAGGATCCGGATCTTGTTCGTATCCCGGTGGTGATCCTGACCACCTCCAAGGCCGAGATTGACATGGTCAAAGCCTACGACGCTCACGCCAATAGTTTCCTGGTCAAGCCCGTGGACTTCGCGCAGTTCTCCACGTTGATGGAAACCTTCGGCTACTACTGGCTGGCATGGAATCAGTGTCCGAAATATTGA
- a CDS encoding divergent PAP2 family protein: protein MHHDVGAFLKSPVFWSAFSAYVVASLLKTLGNLLQTGKVDFHYLTKLGGMPSAHSAMVCALTTSIGLHEGFGNTLFALSFAFAAVVMFDASTVRRATGLQARLLNQIVDEVFKNHHLSAQKLIDILGHTRLEVFAGMIVGILIGILTTALFN from the coding sequence ATGCATCACGACGTCGGAGCTTTTTTAAAATCACCGGTCTTCTGGTCTGCCTTCAGTGCTTATGTGGTGGCCTCACTCCTGAAGACCCTGGGGAATTTGCTGCAAACCGGCAAAGTTGACTTCCATTATCTCACCAAATTAGGCGGGATGCCGAGCGCCCATTCGGCAATGGTCTGCGCACTGACCACCTCAATCGGTCTGCACGAAGGCTTCGGCAACACATTGTTCGCCCTTTCCTTTGCCTTTGCGGCCGTCGTCATGTTTGATGCGTCAACGGTCCGGCGTGCGACCGGCCTTCAGGCGCGCCTGCTGAATCAGATTGTCGATGAGGTGTTTAAAAACCACCATCTATCCGCCCAGAAACTCATTGATATCCTGGGCCACACCCGGCTGGAAGTCTTTGCCGGCATGATTGTGGGCATCCTGATCGGGATCCTGACCACGGCCCTCTTCAATTAA
- a CDS encoding aspartate kinase: MKVAKFGGSSVADAAQILKVCSIIKMDAQRRIVVVSAPGKRRSDDTKVTDMLIACAEAKLAGKTAEAELMAIVERYAEIQRAAGIGEGIIRKIEADLRQRLASDTSHRGRFLDLLKAAGEDNSAKLVAEIFIHNGVDAHYINPKEAGLFLSDDFGNALVLEESYAKLSALKTAPGVSIFPGFFGYTKSGAVATFSRGGSDITGAILAAAVKADVYENFTDVDSVFSADPRIVPHAAAIELLTYREMRELAYAGFGVFHDEAIVPAVKAGIPICIRNTNRPEAPGTQIVPKREYKSGAVVGVASADGFCALYVDKYLMNREIGFGRRLLQIMEEEGLSYEHAPSGIDSVSVVFREKDFSKEKEECVLARIRTELGADNIDVDRGLALVMIVGEGMHYSVGVTARASTALAAAGVNIEMLNQGSSEISMMFGVQGRDRKKAVMALYEAFFKAG; encoded by the coding sequence TTGAAAGTGGCGAAATTCGGTGGGTCCTCCGTGGCGGATGCGGCCCAGATCCTGAAGGTCTGTTCCATCATCAAGATGGATGCGCAACGTCGCATTGTGGTGGTGTCGGCGCCCGGGAAACGCCGGTCCGATGACACCAAGGTCACCGATATGCTGATTGCCTGCGCCGAAGCCAAACTGGCGGGAAAGACGGCCGAGGCCGAGCTCATGGCCATTGTCGAACGGTATGCGGAGATCCAGCGTGCCGCGGGAATCGGCGAGGGGATTATCCGGAAAATTGAAGCGGATCTCCGGCAGCGGCTGGCTTCCGACACGTCGCACCGGGGCCGGTTTCTGGATCTGCTGAAGGCGGCGGGCGAGGATAACAGCGCGAAACTGGTGGCTGAGATTTTCATCCACAACGGTGTGGACGCCCATTACATCAACCCGAAAGAGGCGGGCCTGTTTTTGAGTGATGATTTCGGCAATGCCCTGGTATTGGAAGAATCCTATGCCAAATTGAGCGCCCTCAAGACGGCTCCCGGGGTCAGTATTTTCCCGGGCTTTTTCGGCTACACCAAGTCCGGTGCGGTAGCCACCTTCTCGCGGGGCGGTTCGGATATTACCGGGGCCATTCTGGCGGCAGCGGTGAAAGCGGACGTCTATGAGAACTTTACGGACGTGGATTCGGTGTTTTCGGCTGATCCGCGCATAGTTCCCCATGCCGCGGCCATCGAGTTGCTGACATACCGTGAAATGCGCGAACTGGCCTATGCCGGGTTCGGGGTTTTTCATGACGAGGCCATTGTGCCTGCTGTCAAGGCCGGGATCCCGATCTGCATCCGTAACACCAACCGGCCGGAAGCGCCGGGAACCCAGATCGTGCCCAAGCGGGAATACAAGAGCGGGGCCGTGGTCGGGGTGGCCAGTGCCGACGGGTTCTGCGCGCTCTATGTGGATAAATACCTGATGAACCGCGAAATCGGTTTCGGGCGCCGGTTGTTGCAGATCATGGAGGAGGAAGGCTTGTCTTACGAGCATGCCCCGTCCGGGATTGACAGCGTCTCGGTGGTGTTCCGGGAGAAGGATTTTTCGAAGGAAAAGGAAGAGTGCGTGCTGGCACGCATCCGGACGGAACTCGGGGCTGATAATATTGACGTGGACCGTGGATTGGCCCTGGTGATGATCGTGGGTGAAGGGATGCATTATTCGGTGGGGGTGACGGCAAGAGCCTCGACCGCCCTGGCCGCCGCCGGAGTGAACATTGAGATGCTCAACCAGGGCTCCTCCGAAATCAGCATGATGTTCGGGGTGCAGGGCCGGGATCGCAAAAAGGCCGTGATGGCCTTGTATGAGGCTTTTTTTAAGGCAGGGTGA